A single window of Leptolyngbya ohadii IS1 DNA harbors:
- a CDS encoding sensor histidine kinase, protein MLVGTVSVNLRICGSSMLRVLLIDDNIDDRTLVIRQLRQAFNQVEVIQVIDQASLDRALAAAHFDIAVTDYQLLWSNGLTVLRQLKAVFPYCPVIMFTNSATQENAIEAMKTGLDDYVLKSPRHYIRLTAAVRLALERAEDRRRAAQLEVRLQSLLNRLSVGVFRATIEGELLEANTAFLHLVGVKDFAEARSLNIHDLFLQSQERSLLWEQLQQEGQLLGREVQLQQMNGETRWVSINKIITQEGSDLFVEGLIEDITLRKQLEAALRHKAEELSQANRLKDEFLTTLYHELRTPLNAILGWSQILQTRKVNDQTVLNRALEAIERNALTQKRIVEDMLDVSSVIQGKLRLHITPINLSTVIASAVEVICPAAQAKSIRINISLAPSVGKVLGDSNRLQQVLWNLLANAVKFTPMGGQIQVQLERVDCYAEVRVTDSGIGISPAFLPYVFDRFRQADGSTTRSYGGMGLGLAIVRHLVELHGGTVQAESPGEGQGATFAIRIPLETKPAEPREILSPLPNQSSLSEAAEIAKFQQISDLPFFIDDQSFSDHSSR, encoded by the coding sequence ATGCTAGTAGGGACTGTCTCTGTGAATCTGCGAATCTGCGGTAGTTCCATGCTGCGAGTGCTGCTCATTGACGACAATATTGACGATCGCACTCTGGTCATTCGCCAGCTTCGTCAGGCATTTAATCAGGTCGAAGTCATTCAGGTTATCGATCAAGCCAGCCTCGATCGTGCCCTTGCTGCTGCCCATTTTGATATTGCAGTTACGGACTATCAGCTTCTCTGGAGCAATGGCTTAACTGTACTGCGGCAGCTAAAAGCCGTTTTTCCCTATTGTCCGGTGATTATGTTCACCAACTCGGCAACGCAGGAAAATGCGATCGAGGCAATGAAAACTGGACTGGACGACTATGTGCTGAAGTCGCCGCGCCACTATATCCGTTTGACTGCCGCGGTGCGGTTAGCTCTGGAACGGGCAGAGGATCGACGCAGGGCAGCCCAGCTTGAAGTTCGGCTTCAGTCTTTGTTAAATCGCCTTAGTGTTGGGGTGTTTCGCGCCACGATCGAGGGGGAACTGCTGGAGGCAAATACCGCATTTCTGCATCTGGTTGGAGTAAAGGACTTTGCGGAAGCCCGATCGCTTAATATCCACGATCTCTTTCTTCAGTCGCAGGAACGATCGCTGCTGTGGGAGCAGTTGCAGCAGGAAGGGCAGCTCCTGGGGCGGGAGGTACAGCTTCAGCAGATGAACGGTGAAACCCGATGGGTCTCCATTAACAAAATCATTACCCAGGAAGGCAGCGATTTATTTGTCGAAGGACTGATTGAGGACATTACGCTTCGCAAGCAGCTTGAAGCCGCCCTGCGCCACAAAGCCGAGGAACTGTCCCAGGCAAACCGCCTCAAAGATGAATTCCTCACCACTCTGTATCACGAACTGCGAACGCCGCTGAACGCTATTTTGGGCTGGTCTCAGATTCTTCAAACCCGCAAAGTTAACGATCAGACTGTGCTGAATCGGGCACTGGAAGCGATCGAACGGAACGCCCTCACCCAGAAGCGCATCGTTGAGGATATGCTCGATGTGTCTAGCGTCATTCAGGGCAAATTGCGGCTGCATATTACGCCGATTAACCTGAGTACGGTGATTGCTTCAGCGGTAGAGGTTATTTGTCCAGCAGCCCAGGCAAAATCAATTCGCATTAACATCAGTCTGGCTCCCAGCGTCGGAAAAGTTTTGGGGGATAGTAACCGCTTGCAGCAAGTCCTGTGGAATCTGCTTGCCAATGCCGTTAAATTCACCCCGATGGGCGGACAGATTCAGGTGCAGCTTGAGCGGGTAGACTGCTACGCCGAAGTCCGAGTCACCGATTCGGGAATTGGCATCAGCCCAGCATTTCTGCCCTACGTGTTCGATCGCTTTCGACAGGCAGATGGCTCCACCACCCGCAGCTATGGCGGCATGGGATTGGGACTCGCGATCGTCCGGCATCTGGTCGAACTGCACGGGGGCACGGTGCAAGCAGAAAGTCCGGGAGAAGGACAGGGCGCAACCTTTGCCATCCGGATTCCCCTGGAAACAAAACCCGCAGAACCGAGGGAAATTCTGTCCCCTTTACCCAATCAATCATCCCTATCGGAGGCAGCCGAGATTGCCAAGTTTCAGCAGATTAGCGACCTACCGTTCTTCATCGACGATCAATCCTTCTCCGATCACTCGTCGCGCTAA
- a CDS encoding DNA-3-methyladenine glycosylase family protein gives MSSVIPSGVPSGVPSGVPPTPTYAIALETLKADPVLANLIQQVGECRLDREQHKGDLFAVLSKSILSQQISTKAAAAIHKRFVALYPESLSPDRVLATPDETLREAGISRPKIVYLKDLAQRIQDGLPSLEDLDALEDEAIIHTLIPIKGIGRWTVQMLLIFRLHRWNVLPVDDLGIRAAVRRAYSLTDLPTPKAVRERGQSWQPYCTIASWYLWRSLDFTQVLPE, from the coding sequence ATGTCTTCTGTGATTCCTTCTGGCGTTCCTTCTGGCGTTCCTTCTGGTGTTCCTCCCACTCCCACCTACGCGATCGCTCTGGAAACGCTCAAAGCCGACCCGGTTCTGGCAAATTTAATCCAGCAGGTGGGCGAATGCAGACTCGATCGCGAACAGCACAAAGGCGATTTATTTGCCGTGCTGAGCAAATCCATCCTGTCGCAGCAAATTTCCACTAAAGCTGCTGCCGCCATCCACAAGCGGTTTGTTGCCCTCTACCCGGAATCGCTTTCGCCCGATCGAGTCCTTGCCACGCCCGACGAAACCCTGCGCGAAGCGGGAATCTCTCGCCCCAAAATTGTTTACCTCAAGGATCTGGCACAGAGGATTCAGGACGGACTGCCCAGCCTGGAAGACCTGGACGCCCTGGAAGATGAAGCAATTATCCACACCCTGATTCCCATTAAGGGCATTGGACGCTGGACGGTGCAAATGCTGCTGATCTTTCGGCTGCACCGATGGAATGTCTTACCTGTGGATGATTTAGGGATTCGGGCAGCAGTCCGGCGAGCTTACAGCCTGACCGATCTTCCCACCCCAAAAGCCGTGCGCGAACGGGGACAATCCTGGCAGCCCTACTGCACGATCGCCTCCTGGTATCTCTGGCGCAGCCTGGACTTCACTCAGGTTTTGCCGGAATAA
- a CDS encoding hybrid sensor histidine kinase/response regulator, translating to MPSESRVNILLVDDQPENLLALEALLEPLGENLVQAHSGAEALRCLLSQDFAVILLDVQMPDMDGFETATLIRSRARSRQTPIIFLTAFSNNEQFMFKGYALGAVDYLIKPIDPAILKSKVAVFVDLFKKTEALRQQTLRLEAMNAELRATEERFRLLSTCSPVGVFVTDTEGHCTYANPRFWDICGLQETESLEQGWLQAVHPDDQRLAVASWAAHLRQSEDYIEQFRFQSSEADEERWVCVRSAPMRSDQGEMIGYVGTIEDITEQKQAEAVQAQMIREQAARQEAEASNRMKDEFLAILSHELRTPLNAMLGWSRLLRTRKYDEPTTHRALEIIERNATSQAQLIDDILDVSRIIRGKLQLNCASTTLKTVAEAALNAVQPAATAKAIELVPNFETTTAQVWGDSVRLQQVMWNLLTNAVKFTAEGGTVTLRLAVEPIPEKMASLSQVAPPRANVSFETDRCVVIDVIDNGAGISPAFLPYVFERFRQADSTTTRSHNGLGLGLAIVRHLVEQHHGTIEANSEGENQGSRFTVRLPLLRSAPNPPSSMGSAPSRLDGLKVLVVDDEADARQLLTFLLNEAGATVTVADSVDTALDALNAAKPDLLISDIGMPNQDGYTLIEKIRTLPCCAAIPAIALTAYSRAEERSRILAAGFQQHLSKPIDPSSLLAEVAAIVNSQLNGRVQGSIAQA from the coding sequence ATGCCGTCTGAGTCCCGCGTAAACATTTTGCTTGTCGATGATCAGCCGGAGAATCTTTTGGCGCTGGAGGCGTTGCTGGAGCCGCTAGGGGAGAATCTGGTACAGGCACATTCTGGGGCGGAGGCGCTGCGCTGTTTGCTCAGCCAGGATTTTGCGGTGATTCTGCTGGATGTGCAGATGCCAGATATGGACGGGTTTGAAACGGCAACCCTGATCCGCAGCCGTGCCCGATCGCGCCAGACGCCGATTATTTTTCTGACGGCATTCAGCAACAACGAGCAGTTTATGTTTAAGGGCTATGCCCTGGGTGCGGTGGATTACCTGATTAAGCCGATCGATCCGGCGATTCTCAAATCTAAGGTTGCCGTCTTTGTTGATCTGTTTAAGAAAACCGAGGCACTGCGGCAGCAGACCCTGCGGCTTGAGGCGATGAATGCCGAGCTACGGGCAACGGAGGAGCGATTCCGCCTGCTAAGTACCTGTTCCCCGGTGGGCGTGTTCGTGACCGATACAGAGGGGCACTGCACCTATGCCAATCCGCGCTTCTGGGACATCTGCGGCTTACAGGAGACGGAATCTTTGGAGCAGGGCTGGCTTCAGGCAGTGCATCCCGACGATCAGAGGTTGGCAGTGGCAAGCTGGGCGGCTCACCTGCGGCAGTCGGAGGACTATATTGAGCAGTTTCGCTTCCAGTCGTCTGAGGCAGATGAGGAACGCTGGGTTTGTGTGCGCTCTGCCCCCATGCGATCGGATCAGGGGGAAATGATCGGCTATGTGGGAACGATCGAAGACATTACGGAGCAGAAGCAGGCGGAGGCGGTGCAGGCACAGATGATTCGCGAACAGGCTGCCCGTCAGGAGGCGGAAGCCAGCAACCGGATGAAGGACGAGTTTCTTGCGATTCTGTCTCACGAGCTGCGGACACCCCTAAACGCAATGCTGGGTTGGTCACGGCTGCTTCGCACGCGCAAATACGACGAGCCAACAACCCACCGCGCCCTGGAAATCATTGAACGCAATGCCACCTCGCAGGCACAGTTAATTGACGATATTCTGGATGTTTCGCGCATCATTCGCGGCAAGCTTCAGCTTAATTGTGCATCTACCACCCTGAAGACCGTTGCTGAAGCAGCGCTAAACGCAGTGCAACCCGCCGCAACCGCAAAGGCGATCGAGCTAGTTCCCAATTTCGAGACGACGACCGCGCAGGTGTGGGGCGACTCGGTGCGGCTTCAGCAGGTGATGTGGAATTTGCTGACGAATGCGGTGAAGTTTACAGCGGAAGGGGGAACCGTGACCCTGCGATTGGCAGTCGAACCGATTCCAGAAAAGATGGCATCCCTCTCCCAGGTCGCACCCCCCAGGGCAAATGTTTCCTTTGAAACCGATCGCTGTGTCGTAATCGACGTGATCGACAACGGAGCGGGTATCAGTCCAGCGTTTCTGCCCTACGTCTTTGAGCGGTTCCGGCAGGCAGACAGTACCACTACCCGATCGCATAATGGCTTAGGGCTGGGATTGGCGATCGTGCGTCACCTGGTCGAACAGCATCACGGCACGATCGAGGCAAATAGTGAAGGAGAAAATCAGGGTTCCCGATTCACGGTGCGTCTGCCCCTATTGCGCTCTGCGCCCAATCCGCCCTCCAGCATGGGATCGGCTCCCTCTCGGCTGGATGGCTTAAAGGTGCTGGTGGTTGATGATGAGGCAGATGCCCGTCAACTGCTCACCTTTCTGCTGAACGAAGCAGGCGCAACGGTAACGGTTGCCGACTCGGTGGATACTGCCCTGGATGCCCTCAATGCAGCTAAGCCGGATCTGCTGATTAGCGACATTGGAATGCCGAATCAGGATGGCTATACGCTAATCGAAAAGATTCGCACCCTGCCCTGCTGTGCCGCGATTCCGGCGATCGCCCTGACTGCCTATTCCAGAGCCGAGGAGCGAAGCCGCATTCTCGCTGCCGGATTTCAGCAGCACCTTTCTAAACCGATCGACCCCAGTAGCTTACTGGCGGAAGTGGCGGCGATCGTGAATAGTCAGCTTAACGGTCGAGTGCAGGGGTCAATAGCTCAGGCTTGA
- a CDS encoding chemotaxis protein CheB — MGTSLGGLSALRTVLGSLPGHFPAPIAIVQHRHKESDHTLPCFLQQFVSLPIREVEDKDEIQPGWIYLAPADYHLLVEAGHFSLSTDDPVSYARPSIDVLFESAAEVYGSQVVGVVMTGANQDGSRGLSKLKANGGVAIVQDPRTADSPVMPEAAIASVSVNWILPLDQIAPCLIRLCNP; from the coding sequence ATGGGTACTTCTCTGGGGGGATTGTCCGCACTGCGAACTGTGCTAGGAAGTTTACCAGGACATTTTCCAGCACCGATCGCGATCGTGCAGCATCGTCATAAGGAGTCGGATCACACTTTGCCCTGCTTTCTTCAGCAGTTTGTTTCCCTACCGATTCGAGAAGTTGAAGACAAGGATGAAATTCAGCCCGGATGGATTTATCTTGCACCTGCGGACTATCATTTGCTGGTAGAGGCAGGACATTTTTCCCTTTCTACCGATGATCCTGTGTCCTATGCGCGTCCGTCGATCGATGTTCTGTTTGAGTCGGCAGCGGAGGTCTACGGTAGCCAAGTGGTCGGGGTGGTGATGACGGGTGCCAATCAGGATGGAAGCCGGGGGCTGTCCAAACTAAAAGCCAATGGGGGGGTTGCGATCGTTCAAGATCCCCGCACTGCGGATAGTCCTGTGATGCCCGAAGCGGCGATCGCCTCTGTTTCGGTAAACTGGATACTTCCCCTTGACCAAATTGCACCTTGCCTGATTCGCCTGTGCAATCCCTAA
- a CDS encoding CheR family methyltransferase: MTTAPTLEDIEVQLLLEAVHRYYGYDFRNYAASSLKRRVRNFMQNEGLHTVSALQERILHDRACLDRLLLGLTVNTTSMFRDPSFYTAFREQAVPLLRTYPFIRIWHAGCSTGQEVYSMAILLQEEGIYHRCRIYATDTNEQVLQTARSGIFPLDRMQEYTQLYLKAGGKRSFSEYYTADHQNAIFRSSLKEHLVFAQHNLVTDRSFNEFNVILCRNVLIYFNHTLQQQVHQLFYNSLCKFGILGLGKQESIRFTPHETDYEEIAKGQKLYRRRN, encoded by the coding sequence ATGACAACCGCTCCAACGCTGGAGGATATCGAGGTTCAACTGCTGCTGGAAGCAGTGCATCGCTATTATGGGTACGATTTTCGCAACTATGCTGCCTCGTCCCTGAAGCGGCGGGTTCGGAATTTTATGCAGAATGAGGGGCTGCACACGGTTTCGGCACTCCAGGAACGGATTCTGCACGATCGCGCCTGTCTCGATCGCCTGCTGCTGGGGCTGACCGTCAACACGACGAGTATGTTTCGCGACCCCAGCTTCTATACGGCATTTCGGGAACAGGCAGTGCCACTCCTGCGAACCTATCCTTTTATCCGTATCTGGCACGCGGGCTGCTCCACCGGGCAGGAAGTCTATTCAATGGCAATTCTGTTGCAGGAAGAGGGCATTTACCATCGCTGCCGCATCTATGCTACAGACACGAATGAGCAGGTATTGCAGACCGCCCGGAGCGGGATTTTTCCGCTGGATAGAATGCAGGAATACACCCAGCTTTACCTGAAGGCGGGCGGCAAGCGATCGTTTTCCGAATACTATACTGCTGATCATCAAAACGCTATCTTTCGATCGTCTTTAAAGGAACATCTGGTTTTTGCCCAGCATAATCTTGTGACGGATCGATCGTTTAATGAATTCAACGTCATTTTGTGTCGCAACGTTCTGATTTATTTCAATCACACCCTGCAACAGCAGGTGCATCAGCTTTTTTATAATAGTTTGTGCAAATTTGGTATTCTCGGTCTAGGGAAGCAGGAATCGATTCGCTTTACACCCCATGAGACAGACTATGAGGAAATTGCCAAAGGGCAGAAACTATACCGGAGGCGGAACTAA
- a CDS encoding response regulator — MLSRLRIRTKIAIAFGLGLAAVSTIGLIAYRTTRDLVDNSRWESHTYSVLAQLREVEAQIRNAESGQRSYLITGDRRFLEPYEAANQNLQQQFDRLQELMSDNPRQQERLRTLEPLLEERANRLERGIELRQSQGIEGARQFILAGDRGLQVGNEIRQVFSAIEAEEQRLLQQRSGATQQSVREAFASIGIGIPASFVLLALIGYLLSRSISRPLTQLSGVAEKISEGDLSVDLPHNPSRDEIGVLTRTFNQMIANLRETIARNDEQRWLKSNLADLSQLLQGERNLAEMARRVLAKLAPLVEAQQGVFYLLDTHEDSPVLRLLGSYAYRERKHLANQFQLGEGLVGQCALEKQRILLTDVPGDYTQIQSGLGAVQPVNVIVLPIVYEADVRGVMEFASLYRFTPQRLTLLEDAAAQLGVMLNAIAAYARTGELLEESQSLTVQLQEQQEELIQTNQQLAEQAQTLQESELLLKQQQEELQQSNEELQQLNEELEEKAELLETQKREVERKNQEIDLARQAIEEKAEQLALSSKYKSEFLANMSHELRTPLNSLLILAKMLGDNGDGNLSDKQVEYSRTIYSAGTDLLELINDILDLAKIESGTMAIDPQPVTFLEIKGDLERLFRQVALSKGLAFTIELAETLPRSIVTDAKRVQQILKNLLSNAFKFTDQGSVTVQITPAANQQIAFAVTDTGIGIPADKQRIIFEAFQQADGTTSRKYGGTGLGLSISLELAQLLGGSIVLVSQPGQGSIFTLYLPEIYQGTSDQPFFYEEIAGQEFQSRESFGRESSGRESQNRQQTIASNPSNSSPAYQLAPELTPSVIASSPTPPLPPSPTPPLPSQEIDDDRTNLHSGDRILLVIEDDVNFARILLDMARQQGFKVLIALRGKPGIALAEQFLPNAILLDIRLPDMDGWTVLDRLKHNSSTRHIPIHILSVEDRQSRGFHLGAIAHLQKPISTETLTQSLKDIRSYVDRPVKQLMVIEDDPIQARSMIELIGKGEDVQSTAVGTGAEALNLLRSQSFDCVVLDLGLPDMSGLDLIEQIKQDLRLSRLPIIVYTGKELTRQEETQLRRLAESIIIKDVRSPERLLDETALFLHRVQANLSQENREILEQLRQTDPVLAGKKVLIIDDDVRNIFALTSLLERYQMQIIFAENGRDGIEMLQANPGVNVVLMDIMMPEMDGYETTVAIREINEFRNLPIIALTAKAMQGDREKCIEAGASDYITKPVDTEQLVSLLRVWLYR, encoded by the coding sequence ATGTTGAGTCGTCTGAGAATCCGCACCAAGATTGCTATTGCCTTCGGGCTGGGTTTAGCTGCTGTTAGTACAATCGGGTTAATTGCCTATCGCACGACTCGCGATCTGGTCGATAATTCCCGCTGGGAAAGCCATACCTATTCAGTGCTGGCACAGTTGCGAGAGGTCGAAGCCCAAATCCGTAATGCTGAATCGGGGCAGCGGAGCTATCTGATTACAGGCGATCGGCGTTTTCTAGAACCCTATGAGGCTGCGAATCAGAACCTTCAGCAGCAGTTCGATCGGCTGCAAGAGCTGATGTCAGACAATCCCCGGCAGCAGGAGCGGCTCCGAACGCTGGAACCGTTGCTGGAAGAGCGGGCTAACCGCCTGGAGCGGGGAATTGAACTGCGGCAGTCGCAGGGCATTGAGGGGGCGAGGCAGTTTATCCTGGCAGGCGATCGAGGGTTGCAGGTTGGCAACGAAATTCGCCAGGTTTTTAGCGCCATAGAGGCAGAAGAACAGCGGCTTTTGCAGCAGCGCAGTGGGGCAACTCAGCAGTCGGTACGAGAGGCATTTGCATCGATCGGTATTGGTATTCCGGCATCCTTTGTGCTGCTGGCGCTGATTGGCTATTTGCTGTCGCGCAGTATTTCCCGTCCGCTCACCCAGCTTTCGGGCGTGGCAGAAAAAATTTCGGAGGGTGATCTGTCCGTGGATCTGCCCCACAATCCGTCCCGCGATGAGATTGGGGTACTGACGCGCACCTTTAACCAGATGATTGCCAACCTGCGCGAGACGATTGCCCGTAATGACGAACAGCGATGGCTGAAATCAAATCTGGCGGATCTTTCCCAACTGCTTCAGGGGGAGCGGAATTTAGCGGAAATGGCGCGGCGAGTTCTGGCAAAGCTGGCTCCGCTAGTGGAGGCACAGCAGGGCGTATTTTATCTGCTTGATACCCACGAAGATTCGCCTGTCCTCAGGCTGTTGGGCAGCTATGCCTACCGTGAACGCAAGCATCTGGCAAATCAGTTTCAGCTTGGCGAGGGGCTGGTGGGGCAGTGTGCCCTGGAAAAGCAGCGAATTTTGCTGACCGACGTGCCGGGAGACTACACGCAAATTCAGTCCGGCTTAGGAGCGGTACAGCCCGTTAACGTAATTGTGCTGCCGATCGTCTATGAAGCAGATGTACGGGGGGTGATGGAGTTTGCGTCGCTTTATCGGTTTACGCCTCAGCGTTTGACGCTTTTAGAAGATGCCGCTGCACAGCTGGGGGTGATGCTGAATGCGATCGCCGCCTACGCCCGGACAGGGGAACTGCTGGAGGAATCCCAATCGCTCACAGTTCAGCTCCAGGAACAGCAGGAAGAACTGATCCAGACTAACCAGCAGCTGGCAGAGCAGGCGCAGACCCTACAGGAATCGGAACTGCTTTTGAAACAGCAGCAGGAAGAATTGCAGCAGTCCAACGAGGAATTGCAGCAGCTTAACGAAGAGCTGGAGGAAAAAGCCGAACTGCTGGAAACCCAGAAACGGGAAGTAGAACGCAAAAATCAGGAAATCGATCTGGCACGACAGGCGATCGAGGAAAAGGCGGAACAGCTTGCCCTGTCCTCTAAATACAAGTCGGAATTCCTGGCGAATATGTCCCACGAACTGCGGACGCCGCTCAACAGTTTGCTGATTTTGGCGAAGATGCTGGGCGACAACGGCGATGGCAACCTGAGCGATAAACAGGTGGAATACAGCCGCACGATCTATTCGGCGGGAACCGATCTGCTGGAGCTAATTAACGACATTCTGGATCTGGCGAAGATCGAATCCGGCACCATGGCGATCGATCCACAGCCCGTGACCTTCCTGGAAATTAAGGGCGATCTGGAACGCCTCTTCCGCCAGGTGGCACTCAGCAAAGGCTTAGCTTTTACGATCGAACTGGCTGAAACTTTACCGCGATCGATCGTCACTGATGCCAAGCGGGTGCAGCAAATTCTGAAAAATCTGCTGTCGAATGCGTTTAAGTTCACGGATCAGGGCAGCGTCACCGTTCAGATTACGCCTGCCGCAAATCAGCAAATTGCCTTTGCCGTCACCGATACGGGGATTGGCATTCCCGCAGACAAGCAGCGCATTATCTTCGAGGCATTCCAGCAGGCAGACGGCACCACCAGCCGCAAGTATGGCGGAACAGGACTGGGACTTTCCATTAGTTTGGAGCTGGCACAGCTGCTCGGTGGCTCGATCGTTCTGGTGAGTCAGCCCGGACAGGGCAGCATCTTCACCCTGTATCTGCCGGAAATCTATCAGGGCACGTCGGATCAGCCATTCTTCTATGAGGAAATAGCCGGTCAGGAATTTCAAAGTCGGGAATCGTTCGGTCGGGAATCGTCCGGTCGGGAATCGCAAAATCGGCAGCAGACGATCGCCTCTAACCCCAGCAACTCTTCCCCTGCCTACCAGCTTGCTCCCGAACTAACCCCCTCCGTGATTGCTTCCTCCCCCACTCCTCCACTCCCTCCCTCCCCGACTCCCCCTCTCCCCTCGCAGGAAATCGACGACGATCGCACCAACCTCCACTCCGGCGATCGCATTTTGCTGGTGATTGAGGATGACGTGAACTTTGCCCGAATTTTGCTCGACATGGCACGGCAGCAGGGCTTTAAAGTGCTGATTGCGCTGCGCGGCAAACCGGGAATTGCCCTGGCGGAACAGTTTCTGCCCAACGCGATTTTGCTGGATATTCGCCTGCCCGATATGGACGGCTGGACGGTTCTCGATCGCCTGAAGCACAATTCCAGCACTCGCCATATTCCAATTCACATTCTGTCCGTGGAGGATCGGCAGTCACGCGGCTTCCATCTGGGAGCGATTGCCCATCTGCAAAAGCCCATTTCCACCGAAACCCTCACCCAAAGCCTGAAGGATATCCGCAGCTACGTCGATCGTCCCGTTAAACAGCTCATGGTGATTGAGGACGATCCAATTCAGGCACGCAGCATGATTGAGCTAATCGGCAAAGGCGAGGACGTGCAGAGTACCGCAGTGGGAACAGGCGCAGAGGCATTAAATCTACTGCGATCGCAGTCTTTTGACTGTGTGGTGCTGGATCTGGGATTGCCTGACATGAGCGGGTTGGACCTGATCGAGCAAATCAAGCAAGATCTTCGCCTGTCCCGCCTGCCAATTATTGTCTACACCGGAAAGGAACTGACGCGCCAGGAGGAAACCCAGCTTCGCCGCCTTGCCGAAAGCATCATTATTAAAGACGTGCGATCGCCCGAACGTCTCCTTGATGAAACTGCCCTGTTTTTGCATCGGGTTCAGGCAAACCTATCGCAGGAAAACCGCGAAATTCTGGAGCAGCTGCGCCAAACCGATCCAGTGCTGGCTGGTAAGAAAGTTTTGATTATTGATGATGATGTGCGGAATATCTTTGCGCTAACCAGTTTATTAGAGCGATACCAGATGCAGATCATCTTTGCAGAAAACGGCAGAGATGGAATTGAGATGCTGCAAGCGAATCCTGGCGTGAACGTGGTGTTGATGGATATTATGATGCCGGAGATGGACGGCTACGAAACCACAGTAGCAATCCGCGAGATTAACGAATTTCGCAATCTGCCCATCATCGCGCTCACCGCAAAGGCAATGCAGGGCGATCGGGAAAAGTGTATCGAAGCGGGAGCATCGGACTATATTACGAAGCCGGTGGATACGGAGCAGTTGGTTTCGCTGTTGCGGGTTTGGCTGTATCGGTAG